The genomic segment TCGTATCCAAGGGCATCTTCAACAACCGGATATCCACGCGCCTGTTCGAGCTTCTCCAGGCGCAGGGCGTGGACAACCATTTCGTCAAAAATCTCTCCGAGCGCGAAATGCTCGTGAAGCGCCTGGAGATCATTCCCATCGAGGTGATCATCCGCAACTACATCGCCGGTAGCCTGGCGCGCCGCATGGGGGTCGAGGAAGGCGAGAAGCTCCCCCACCCCATTGTGGACCTCCATCTGAAGGACGACGCACTGGACGATCCCCTCATCAACGAGGACACGGCATCGGCCTTTGCGCTCGCCACCCGCGAGGAGCTGGCCCACATGCGCGCTGTGGCCTTCAAGGTCAATGATTTCCTCATCAAATTCTTCGGCGATCGGAACATTGACCTCGTGGACTTCAAGATCGAGTTCGGCCGCTGCCCGGCTGAGGGCGGCGCCCTGCTGCTCGCGGATGAGATCACGCCCGATGGGTGCCGCCTCTGGGAAAAAGGCACGGGCCGGAAGCTCGACAAGGACAGATTCCGCCGCGATCTCGGAGACATCGAAGCGGCTTACGCCGAAGTGGCCCGTCTCGTCACTGGCTGAAAAAACATCCGCGGCGGAGAGAAAAGAACGAATGGCGAGAGCCTCGGTATACGTCACTTACAAAAAAGGGGTGCTGGACCCCCAGGGGGAAACCATCAAGGGCGCCCTCGGCTCGCTCGGCTTCGCCAGGGTGCGCTCGGCCCGCGTCGGCAAGTACATCGAACTCGAGCTGGACGACGCCCCCCGAGAGGATATTCGCACCGAGATCGAGAAAATGTGCCGGGAGCTTCTCGCCAACCCGGTCATCGAAGATTTCCGAATTGAGTTTTCCGAAGACGAAGCATCCAACGCACCGCCCGAAGCGCGAGAATAATGCGATTCGCCATCATCGTTTTTCCCGGCTCGAACTGCGACCATGACTGCTACCACGCGGTCGAGCACATCCTCGGGGAGTCGGCCCTGTTCGTCTGGCACAAGGAGGCCGACCTCGGCGATGCCGACGCCGTCATCCTGCCGGGCGGCTTCAGCTACGGCGACTACCTCCGGGCGGGCGCCATCGCCCGCATCTCGCCGGCCATGAAATCCGTCATCGCCCACGCCCGCGAGGGGCGCCCCGTCATCGGCATCTGCAACGGCTTCCAGGTGCTGACCGAGAGCGGCCTTCTGCCCGGCGCCCTCCGGCGGAATGCCTCCCTGAAATTCATCTGCGACAACATCTGGATGCGCTGCGAAACCTCCCGGACGCCCTTCACCCGCGGCATCTCTCCGGGCGAGCGCCTCCGCATGCCGATTGCGCACGGCGAGGGAAACTACTACTGCACCCCGGAGGAGCTGGAAGAGCTCAAGGCGAACGATCAGATCGTCTTCCGCTACTGCAACCCCGAGGGCGACATGAGCAGCGAGTCGAATCCGAACGGCTCCCTCAGCCACATCGCCGGCATCTGCAACCGCGAGGGCAACGTGGTCGGCCTCATGCCCCACCCGGAGCGCGCCGCAGAGGCCGACTTGGGCGGCACGGACGGGCTCCGGCTCTTCACCTCCGCCCTGGCGGCGGGTGTCCCATGAGCACCGTTTTTGAGAACCCGG from the bacterium genome contains:
- the purQ gene encoding phosphoribosylformylglycinamidine synthase subunit PurQ, whose amino-acid sequence is MRFAIIVFPGSNCDHDCYHAVEHILGESALFVWHKEADLGDADAVILPGGFSYGDYLRAGAIARISPAMKSVIAHAREGRPVIGICNGFQVLTESGLLPGALRRNASLKFICDNIWMRCETSRTPFTRGISPGERLRMPIAHGEGNYYCTPEELEELKANDQIVFRYCNPEGDMSSESNPNGSLSHIAGICNREGNVVGLMPHPERAAEADLGGTDGLRLFTSALAAGVP
- the purS gene encoding phosphoribosylformylglycinamidine synthase subunit PurS, yielding MARASVYVTYKKGVLDPQGETIKGALGSLGFARVRSARVGKYIELELDDAPREDIRTEIEKMCRELLANPVIEDFRIEFSEDEASNAPPEARE
- a CDS encoding phosphoribosylaminoimidazolesuccinocarboxamide synthase, with amino-acid sequence MEQREKLYEGKAKILYATDDSALLIQYFKDDATAFNAKKRGSIVSKGIFNNRISTRLFELLQAQGVDNHFVKNLSEREMLVKRLEIIPIEVIIRNYIAGSLARRMGVEEGEKLPHPIVDLHLKDDALDDPLINEDTASAFALATREELAHMRAVAFKVNDFLIKFFGDRNIDLVDFKIEFGRCPAEGGALLLADEITPDGCRLWEKGTGRKLDKDRFRRDLGDIEAAYAEVARLVTG